A genomic window from Paramormyrops kingsleyae isolate MSU_618 chromosome 23, PKINGS_0.4, whole genome shotgun sequence includes:
- the LOC140581958 gene encoding zona pellucida sperm-binding protein 1-like yields the protein MAESRCFRLFWAQASVLLVAFAVSFAQQPAVKGAAYDKCQVYEKVPCGAPAIGKDACAAVDCCFDGQQCYYGNAVTVQCTRDGQFVVVVAKDSTVPQLDVTSISMLGGKAAPCSPVATTDAFAIFTFPVTACGTVVKVDGDYVLYENSMSSWYEIGVGPLGSITRDSLYELLFRCRYWGTEVVSLVAEYQPIAADMALPLAVPGPLRVELRLANGQCYTKGCDEGAAAYTSYYQDSDYPVTKWLRQPVYVEVRLLSRTDPNLVLLLDSCWATPTPDPLSLPQWSLLEAGCPNPGDKYLTTLVPVDGSSGLPFPTYYKRFIVQMFAFVDPASKHHLQGQVFFHCSTAVCAPSATDSCEQRCFRKGRAAVRKDSFRHKAVVSSGEVKLVSPMDRFGAPAVKWW from the exons ATGGCGGAATCGCGGTGTTTTCGGCTATTTTGGGCTCAGGCTAGCGTCTTGCTCGTTGCTTTTGCTGTGTCTTTTGCACAGCAGCCGGCTGTTAAGGGTGCTGCTTATGATAAATGCCAGGTGTATGAGAAAGTTCCATGTGGAGCTCCTGCCATTGGCAAGGATGCTTGTGCAGCCGTAGACTGCTGTTTTGATGGCCAGCAGTGTTACTATGGGAATGCAG TGACTGTGCAGTGCACCAGGGATGGTCAGTTTGTGGTTGTGGTGGCCAAGGATTCCACTGTGCCCCAGCTGGATGTGACCAGTATTTCCATGCTGGGAGGAAAAGCTGCCCCTTGTAGCCCTGTTGCCACTACAGATGCCTTTGCCATATTCACCTTTCCAGTTACTGCCTGTGGCACTGTGGTGAAG GTGGATGGTGACTATGTCCTGTATGAGAACAGTATGTCCTCCTGGTATGAAATTGGTGTAGGACCCCTGGGTTCCATCACAAGGGACTCCCTCTATGa GCTGCTCTTCCGGTGCAGGTACTggggcactgaggttgtctccCTGGTGGCTGAGTACCAACCTATCGCAGCAGATATGGCACTTCCCCTGGCTGTTCCAGGGCCCCTCCGGGTAGAGCTGAGGCTGGCAAATGGGCAGTGTTACACTAAGGGGTGTGATGAAG GAGCTGCTGCATATACCTCCTACTACCAGGACAGTGACTACCCTGTTACCAAGTGGCTGCGGCAGCCTGTGTATGTAGAGGTTCGCCTCCTGAGTAGGACAGACCCCAACCTTGTGCTGCTTCTGGACAGCTGCTGGGCAACACCTACCCCTGACCCTCTGAGCCTGCCTCAGTGGAGCCTCCTGGAAGCTGG GTGCCCCAACCCAGGTGACAAATACCTGACCACCTTGGTTCCTGTGGACGGCTCATCTGGGCTTCCCTTCCCGACCTACTACAAGCGGTTCATTGTGCAGATGTTTGCGTTTGTGGACCCAGCCTCCAAGCATCATCTGCAGGGGCAG GTGTTCTTCCACTGTAGCACAGCTGTGTGTGCCCCTTCAGCCACTGATAGCTGTGAGCAGAGGTGCTTCAGGAAAG GTAGGGCTGCTGTACGCAAGGACTCCTTCCGCCACAAGGCTGTGGTGTCCAGTGGGGAAGTGAAGCTGGTCTCCCCAATGGACAGATTTGGAGCACCAGCTGTCAAGTGGTGGTGA
- the LOC140581959 gene encoding zona pellucida sperm-binding protein 1-like, which yields MADSRCFRLFWAQASVLLVAFAASFAQQPAVKGAAYDKCQVYEKVPCGAPAIGKDACAAIDCCFDGQQCYYGNAVTVQCTRDGQFVVVVAKDSTVPQLDVTSISMLGGKAAPCSPVATTDAFAIFTFPVTACGTVVKMDGDYVLYDNSMSSWYEIGVGPLGSITRDSLYELLFRCRYWGTEVVSLVAEYQPIAADMALPLAVPGPLRVELRLANGQCYTKGCDEGAAAYTSYYKDSDYPVTKWLRQPVYVEVRLLSRTDPNLVLLLDSCWATPTPDPLSLPQWSLLEAGCPNPGDKYLTTLVPVDGSSGLPFPTYYKRFIVQMFAFVDPASKHHLQGQVFFHCSTAVCAPSATDSCEQRCFRKGRAAVRKDSFRHKAVVSSGEVKLVSPMDRFGAPAVKW from the exons ATGGCGGACTCGCGGTGTTTTCGGCTATTTTGGGCTCAGGCTAGCGTCTTGCTCGTTGCTTTTGCTGCGTCTTTTGCACAGCAGCCGGCTGTTAAGGGTGCTGCTTATGATAAATGCCAGGTGTATGAGAAAGTTCCATGTGGAGCTCCTGCCATTGGCAAGGATGCTTGTGCAGCCATAGACTGCTGTTTTGATGGCCAGCAGTGTTACTATGGGAATGCAG TGACTGTGCAGTGCACCAGGGATGGTCAGTTTGTGGTTGTGGTGGCCAAGGATTCCACTGTGCCCCAGCTGGATGTGACCAGTATTTCCATGCTGGGGGGAAAAGCTGCCCCTTGCAGCCCTGTTGCCACTACAGATGCCTTTGCCATATTCACCTTTCCAGTTACTGCCTGTGGCACTGTGGTGAAG ATGGATGGTGACTATGTCCTGTATGACAACAGTATGTCCTCCTGGTACGAAATTGGTGTAGGACCCCTGGGTTCCATCACAAGGGACTCCCTATATGA GCTGCTCTTCCGGTGCAGGTACTggggcactgaggttgtctccCTGGTGGCTGAGTACCAACCTATCGCAGCAGATATGGCACTTCCCCTGGCTGTTCCAGGGCCCCTCCGGGTAGAGCTGAGGCTGGCAAATGGGCAGTGTTACACTAAGGGGTGTGATGAAG GAGCTGCTGCATATACCTCCTACTACAAGGACAGTGACTACCCTGTTACCAAGTGGCTGCGGCAGCCTGTGTATGTAGAGGTTCGCCTCCTGAGTAGGACAGACCCCAACCTTGTGCTGCTTCTGGACAGCTGCTGGGCAACACCTACCCCTGACCCTCTGAGCCTGCCTCAGTGGAGCCTCCTGGAAGCTGG GTGCCCCAACCCAGGTGACAAATACCTGACCACCTTGGTTCCTGTGGACGGCTCATCTGGGCTTCCCTTCCCGACCTACTACAAGCGGTTCATTGTGCAGATGTTTGCGTTTGTGGACCCAGCCTCCAAGCATCATCTACAGGGGCAG GTGTTCTTCCACTGTAGCACAGCTGTGTGTGCCCCTTCAGCCACTGATAGCTGTGAGCAGAGGTGCTTCAGGAAAG GTAGGGCTGCAGTACGCAAGGACTCCTTCCGCCACAAGGCTGTGGTGTCCAGTGGGGAAGTGAAGCTGGTCTCCCCAATGGACAGATTTGGAGCACCAGCTGTTAAGTGGTGA